In a single window of the Centropristis striata isolate RG_2023a ecotype Rhode Island chromosome 18, C.striata_1.0, whole genome shotgun sequence genome:
- the LOC131991714 gene encoding gamma-aminobutyric acid receptor subunit rho-1-like isoform X2, producing the protein MHTDVVLLNLLVWMAGVSGQTRPKGQIPQPSRHVRSKREMPLAEAFGRKIGSPMIRRNPDLTKTWSTKSEQLLRIDDHDFTLRPGFGGPAVPVGVDVQVESLDAISEVDMDFTMTLYLRHYWKDERLSFRSNTNLSMTFDGRLVKKIWVPDMFFVHSKRSFTHDTTTDNVMLRVYPDGKVLYSLRVTVTAMCSMDLSRFPLDTQTCSLEIESYAYTDDDLMLYWKEGNKSLNTDERISLSQFLIQEFHTTTKLAFYSSTGWYNRLYINFTLRRHVFFFLLQTYFPATLMVMLSWVSFWIDRRAVPARVPLGITTVLTMSTIITGVNASMPRVSYIKAVDIYLWVSFVFVFLSVLEYAAVNYLSTLQERKERTLRERLPCTCGIAHPGMMSASYSEMDPNTTGNYGMPEENGMKQERMLVQLAMENDQVTGHVGSSPYSNVWIDTHAIDKYSRVIFPGSYILFNIIYWSIYC; encoded by the exons ATGCACACGGATGTGGTGCTGCTCAACCTGCTAGTTTGGATGGCCGGCGTGTCTGGTCAAACGCGTCCGAAAGGACAAATACCGCAGCCATCCCGACATGTAAG ATcaaaaagagaaatgcctctAGCAGAAGCATTTGGACGCAAGATTGGCAG CCCCATGATAAGGAGGAATCCAGATCTAACTAAAACCTGGAGTACAAAGTCGGAGCAGCTGCTGAGGATAGATGACCATGACTTTACATTGCGACCAGGATTTGGAG GGCCTGCAGTCCCCGTTGGAGTGGATGTTCAGGTTGAAAGTTTGGATGCTATTTCAGAGGTCGATATG GACTTTACTATGACGCTGTATCTGAGGCACTACTGGAAAGATGAGCGTCTTTCCTTCAGAAGCAACACCAACTTGAGCATGACCTTTGATGGCCGTCTGGTGAAAAAAATCTGGGTACCTGACATGTTTTTTGTCCACTCAAAGAGGTCCTTCACCCATGACACGACCACTGACAACGTCATGCTGCGAGTTTATCCAGATGGCAAGGTCCTCTACAGCCTACG GGTGACAGTCACAGCCATGTGTAGCATGGACCTGAGTCGCTTTCCTCTTGATACACAGACATGCTCTTTGGAGATAGAGAGCT ATGCGTATACAGATGATGACCTGATGCTGTACTGGAAGGAAGGGAACAAGTCATTAAATACAGATGAGAGAATTTCTCTCTCCCAGTTCCTCATCCAGGAGTTCCACACCACCACCAAACTGGCATTCTACAGCAGCACAG GCTGGTATAACCGTTTGTACATCAACTTCACTCTGCGGCGTCACGTCTTCTTTTTCCTGCTGCAGACCTACTTCCCTGCTACTCTGATGGTCATGCTGTCCTGGGTGTCCTTCTGGATTGACCGCAGGGCCGTCCCAGCTAGAGTGCCACTAG GCATAACTACGGTGCTCACCATGTCCACCATCATCACTGGAGTCAACGCCTCCATGCCCAGAGTGTCGTACATCAAAGCTGTGGATATTTACCTCTGGGTcagttttgtctttgtgttcTTGTCTGTGCTTGAATACGCTGCTGTCAACTACCTGTCTACTCTACAAGAACGCAAAGAGAGGACACTCCGAGAGAGG CTGCCATGTACCTGTGGTATAGCCCATCCTGGCATGATGTCAGCAAGTTACAGTGAGATGGACCCCAATACAACAGGCAACTACGGCATGCCAGAAGAGAACGGGATGAAACAGGAGAGGATGCTGGTGCAGCTGGCGATGGAGAACGACCAGGTCACTGGCCATGTTGGCTCCAGCCCCTACAGCAATGTCTGGATCGACACACATGCTATTGACAAGTACTCCCGGGTCATCTTTCCTGGATCTTACATCCTTTTTAACATCATCTACTGGTCTATCTACTGTTAA
- the LOC131991714 gene encoding gamma-aminobutyric acid receptor subunit rho-1-like isoform X1, with translation MIRRNPDLTKTWSTKSEQLLRIDDHDFTLRPGFGGPAVPVGVDVQVESLDAISEVDMDFTMTLYLRHYWKDERLSFRSNTNLSMTFDGRLVKKIWVPDMFFVHSKRSFTHDTTTDNVMLRVYPDGKVLYSLRVTVTAMCSMDLSRFPLDTQTCSLEIESYAYTDDDLMLYWKEGNKSLNTDERISLSQFLIQEFHTTTKLAFYSSTGWYNRLYINFTLRRHVFFFLLQTYFPATLMVMLSWVSFWIDRRAVPARVPLGITTVLTMSTIITGVNASMPRVSYIKAVDIYLWVSFVFVFLSVLEYAAVNYLSTLQERKERTLRERLPCTCGIAHPGMMSASYSEMDPNTTGNYGMPEENGMKQERMLVQLAMENDQVTGHVGSSPYSNVWIDTHAIDKYSRVIFPGSYILFNIIYWSIYC, from the exons ATGATAAGGAGGAATCCAGATCTAACTAAAACCTGGAGTACAAAGTCGGAGCAGCTGCTGAGGATAGATGACCATGACTTTACATTGCGACCAGGATTTGGAG GGCCTGCAGTCCCCGTTGGAGTGGATGTTCAGGTTGAAAGTTTGGATGCTATTTCAGAGGTCGATATG GACTTTACTATGACGCTGTATCTGAGGCACTACTGGAAAGATGAGCGTCTTTCCTTCAGAAGCAACACCAACTTGAGCATGACCTTTGATGGCCGTCTGGTGAAAAAAATCTGGGTACCTGACATGTTTTTTGTCCACTCAAAGAGGTCCTTCACCCATGACACGACCACTGACAACGTCATGCTGCGAGTTTATCCAGATGGCAAGGTCCTCTACAGCCTACG GGTGACAGTCACAGCCATGTGTAGCATGGACCTGAGTCGCTTTCCTCTTGATACACAGACATGCTCTTTGGAGATAGAGAGCT ATGCGTATACAGATGATGACCTGATGCTGTACTGGAAGGAAGGGAACAAGTCATTAAATACAGATGAGAGAATTTCTCTCTCCCAGTTCCTCATCCAGGAGTTCCACACCACCACCAAACTGGCATTCTACAGCAGCACAG GCTGGTATAACCGTTTGTACATCAACTTCACTCTGCGGCGTCACGTCTTCTTTTTCCTGCTGCAGACCTACTTCCCTGCTACTCTGATGGTCATGCTGTCCTGGGTGTCCTTCTGGATTGACCGCAGGGCCGTCCCAGCTAGAGTGCCACTAG GCATAACTACGGTGCTCACCATGTCCACCATCATCACTGGAGTCAACGCCTCCATGCCCAGAGTGTCGTACATCAAAGCTGTGGATATTTACCTCTGGGTcagttttgtctttgtgttcTTGTCTGTGCTTGAATACGCTGCTGTCAACTACCTGTCTACTCTACAAGAACGCAAAGAGAGGACACTCCGAGAGAGG CTGCCATGTACCTGTGGTATAGCCCATCCTGGCATGATGTCAGCAAGTTACAGTGAGATGGACCCCAATACAACAGGCAACTACGGCATGCCAGAAGAGAACGGGATGAAACAGGAGAGGATGCTGGTGCAGCTGGCGATGGAGAACGACCAGGTCACTGGCCATGTTGGCTCCAGCCCCTACAGCAATGTCTGGATCGACACACATGCTATTGACAAGTACTCCCGGGTCATCTTTCCTGGATCTTACATCCTTTTTAACATCATCTACTGGTCTATCTACTGTTAA